A single window of Lynx canadensis isolate LIC74 chromosome C2, mLynCan4.pri.v2, whole genome shotgun sequence DNA harbors:
- the LOC115522836 gene encoding LOW QUALITY PROTEIN: P2Y purinoceptor 3-like (The sequence of the model RefSeq protein was modified relative to this genomic sequence to represent the inferred CDS: inserted 2 bases in 1 codon; deleted 3 bases in 2 codons; substituted 1 base at 1 genomic stop codon) gives MLPIFFLPGEAQAGAVMVPEGASQEMEMLDTNASKEQRFCKFSEDYKQVYLSLTYSIILVLGLPLNVMVLWLSWRQSKRWSCATIYLVNLMVADLLYVLTLPFLIITYSLGDRWPFGELLCRLVRFLFYTNLYGSILLLTCISVHRFLGVCHPLRSLPYRTRWHAFLGTATTWALVVLQLLPTLFFSQTDYIDGQMVCYDMTSPENFDRFFTYGMVLTLSGFLSFFGHLGVLLADGEETDQARRDPHEDRQCSPDQVHPDHLAGVRPLHRLLCALPHDTLPLPHTPLPIFRGLPALDGGQLGLXAMETTGEHEQLPQPNPVLSIGXGNNGVRLFQELRHNKVGEHPAGARERDPGVGRSGY, from the exons ATGCtgcccattttctttctcccaggGGAAGCACAAGCAGGAGCAGTTATGGTCCCAGAGGGAGCTTCCCAGGAGATGGAGATGCTGGATACTAATGCCTCAAAGGAACAGAGATTCTGCAAGTTCTCGGAGGACTACAAGCAAGTCTACCTCTCCCTGACCTACAGTATCATCCTCGTGCTAGGGCTGCCCCTGAATGTCATGGTCTTGTGGCTCTCCTGGCGTCAAAGCAAGCGCTGGAGCTGTGCCACCATCTATCTGGTGAACCTGATGGTAGCTGACCTGCTTTATGTGCTGACGCTACCCTTTCTCATCATCACCTACTCCCTGGGTGACAGGTGGCCCTTCGGGGAGCTGCTGTGCAGGCTGGTGCGCTTCCTGTTCTACACCAACCTCTATGGCAGCATCCTGCTACTGACCTGCATCTCTGTGCACCGCTTCCTGGGTGTGTGCCACCCCCTGCGTTCACTGCCCTACCGGACCCGCTGGCATGCCTTCCTGGGCACTGCCACCACCTGGGCCCTGGTGGTCCTCCAGCTACTGCCCACACTGTTCTTCTCCCAAACAGACTACATCGACGGCCAGATGGTCTGCTACGACATGACAAGCCCTGAAAATTTTGATCGGTTTTTCACCTACGGCATGGTTCTAACGTTGTCTggcttt ctttccttctttggtCATCTTGGTGTGCTACTCGCTGATGGTGAAGAGACTGATCAAGCCAGGAGAGACCCTCATGAGGACAGGCAATGCAGCCCGGACCAAGTCCATCCGGACCATCTTGCTGGTGTGCGGCCTCTTCACCGTCTGCTTTGTGCCCTTCCACATGACACGCTCCCTCTACCTCACACTCCGCTACCTATCTTCAGAGGACTGCCAGCTCTTGATGGTGGCCAGCTTGGCCTATAAGCTATGGAGACCACTGGTGAGCATGAGCAGCTGCCTCAACCCAATCCTGTACTTTCTATCGG GGGGAACAATGGAGTCAGGCTCTTTCAGGAACTCAGGCATAACAAGGTGGGTGAACACCCAGCTGGAGCC AGGGAGAGAGACCCAGGGGTGGGCAGATCTGGGTACTGA